One Candidatus Latescibacter sp. DNA segment encodes these proteins:
- a CDS encoding formylglycine-generating enzyme family protein, producing MEKAVRISLVLFMVSLVLFGAYSKKTSAGPDSTQPSQIIHGITFVTIPGGTFQMGDEKGDLWSECRPVHMVTVSSFQMSEAEITNSQYCAYLNAAKASGDITTTSSIVTGAKGTYNGQIYMYLSDIFNSNNRCWITYSNNVFSVASGHENWPVVYVTWYGSKAFSEYYGWDLPREAEWEYACRGGKQYIYGTDDGSKDKANYWNNGPNHPVNVKSYPKNPFGLYDMSGNVWEWCSDWYGSYSASPTTNPIGAQTGTKHVLRGGSWIGNVSNCRSAIRLSYDPVSGDFVVGFRVVRR from the coding sequence ATGGAAAAGGCTGTTCGGATTTCCCTGGTGCTTTTCATGGTTTCATTAGTTCTTTTCGGTGCGTACAGCAAAAAAACATCGGCAGGGCCAGATTCAACCCAACCCTCCCAGATCATCCATGGTATTACCTTCGTCACCATTCCTGGCGGGACGTTCCAGATGGGGGATGAAAAGGGCGACCTGTGGTCTGAATGCCGACCTGTGCACATGGTGACGGTGAGCTCGTTTCAGATGAGCGAAGCGGAGATAACGAACTCGCAGTATTGCGCCTATCTAAATGCTGCGAAGGCTTCCGGTGACATTACGACGACGAGTTCAATTGTGACTGGTGCGAAGGGTACATATAACGGGCAGATTTATATGTATCTGTCTGATATCTTTAATTCAAATAACCGGTGCTGGATAACGTATAGCAATAATGTATTCAGCGTGGCATCGGGTCATGAGAATTGGCCGGTTGTGTATGTGACGTGGTACGGTTCAAAAGCATTTTCTGAATACTATGGATGGGATTTGCCGAGGGAGGCGGAATGGGAGTATGCCTGCCGCGGTGGGAAGCAGTATATATACGGAACGGATGACGGAAGTAAGGACAAGGCTAATTATTGGAATAACGGACCGAATCATCCTGTGAATGTAAAGAGCTACCCGAAGAATCCCTTCGGTTTGTATGACATGAGCGGGAATGTTTGGGAGTGGTGCAGCGACTGGTACGGGAGTTACAGCGCATCACCTACTACTAATCCAATCGGTGCACAAACTGGCACAAAGCATGTGTTGCGTGGCGGTAGTTGGATCGGCAACGTCAGCAATTGCCGGTCGGCCATCCGTCTCTCCTACGACCCGGTCTCCGGGGACTTCGTCGTAGGGTTCCGTGTGGTTCGCCGTTAG